The Deinococcus aquaticus genomic interval CCGCACCGGGTCGTCCACGCGCACGTGCTCGAAGGTGCCCAGCACCGCCGTATCGATGGCGTCCAGGCCCTGCACGTCGTAACGGCGGTCAAACCCGGGATTCTGGGGGCCGCAATCGGCCCCGGCGGTGGCCGGCGTGTTCACAGTGTTCGTCATGTTCTCTCCCTGACGGTCCCGCCGCTTGATACGGACAGGCCGGGACGACAGCACAGGTCGTCCAGTGGTGGGGGAGCCCGCACAGAAGACGGGCTCGCCGGGCATTATCCACCACGCCGGGAATAACAGTCAGGGACGAGCAAACACATGACTCCCCGCGACAGAAGAGGAACGCTCAGTCCGCCGCGTCTGCCAGCTCGGCCGCGCGGCGCAGGATGCCCAGCAGCAGCCCGGACTCCCAGAACCCCAGCCGCGAACCGTCGTTGAAGCGCTCCTGCCGGGCGAAGACCGTCAGCAGCCGCGCCAGTTGCGGCGCACTGGCCTGTGCCAGCGCGGCCGGGTCGTCCCTCAGTGACCGTGCCTCATCGCCCTGAATCCATTCCGGCCACTGGAACCCATCGTCTCCATGCACCCACTGGACCTCGTCCAGGGTGCGCAGCAGGCGACCTACCTGCGGGTCGTACGCGTACCCCCGCATCTGAATCCCGCCGTCCGGCCGCACCACGGCGGGCGGCTGACCGTCCGTGAACCGGAACGCCGGGTCACTCATGACCGGCAGGAACGCCGCGACGGCGCGCAGGGCTTCCGGGGTGTACTGGGGTGTCATGGTTCCTGCATCGTACAGAGGGTCGGGCCGGGGCGTACGTGCAAGTGCGGCACAACGAAAAACCCCCACCGCTGGGGTGGGGGTTTTCTTGGTGGTGGCCAGGGCCGGACTTGAACCGGCGACCCAACGATTTTCAGTCGTTTGCTCTACCAGCTGAGCTACCTAGCCTTCCTTGGCGGTCCGGACGGGATTTGAACCCGCGACCTTCTGCGTGACAGGCAGATATGCTAACCGCTACACTACCGGACCATGGTGGAAGTTACTGCTGGTACGCTGCTGTAAAAGCAGCGGGGTTAAGGATAGCGGTGGCAGTTACGGTTGTCAACCGGGTGCGGGCCGGGCCGCCGAGGTGCGTCGGGACTGGGTGCGGGTCAGAAGGGGACGGCGCGGACGCTGATCAGCGGGTCGGGCTGTTCGGGGTTCAGCATGAGTTCCAAGTACTCGCGGCCGTGCAGGGCGTCGATCATGGCGAGGTGGTGTGTTTCGTCGAGCAGGATGCCGTCTTCGATCTGGGTGTGGCCGTACACGCCGAAGCTCAGGCCGGCCATCTGCACGTACTCGGGTGTTTCGCGGAACCAGCGTTTGGGGCTGCGGTCGGCGTAGAACAGGTCGTCGTAGTGCGTGTGGGCGGGGAGGGGGGACACGTGCGCGAACTGCACGGTGCCGACCCTGAGTTCGCGGGGGAAGGTCTGCATCCAGTGTTTCAGGTGGTCGGGCAGGTGGATGCCGCCGTGGTCCGGGTCGAATTCGGCGTGGACGAGGCCGCCGCTGGTGCCGAGCATGAAGCTGGTGTTCAGGACGGCGTCGTCGTGGTTGCCCAGGATGATGTGAATGGCGTGCGGCGCGGCGTTCTGGTACTCGCGCAGGCGGTCGAGGTGCTTGACCTGTTCGCGCGCGGCGAGGAACAGGTGGTCGGGGTCCCTGTGGTCGAAGCGGGGCAGGCCGGTCAGGCGGCTGTACTCGCGGTCGTTCTTGGGGTGCACGAGGTCGCCGATCAGGACGACCTGATACAGTCCGGCCTGCACGGGCGGGGTGGGCTGGCCGTTCGCGTCGGCGCAGCTGGCGGCGCGCAGGGCGGCCCAGAGGGTGTCGAAGTCAGCGTGCACGTCACCGAAAGCCAGGAACTTCCGCATCGGTTGTCAGTGTACGGGATGCCGGCCGGCCTTCCCCCAATAGGGGCTGGCCGGGCCGTTACGCGTCCCTTGAGGGTCCGGCGTGAGCCGGCGCGCCGGGCTTCATACGGACTCCGTTTCAGCCTTTGAGGATGGAGTGCAGTTCCTTGTAGATGGCGCGGCTTTCTTCCAGCGTTTCGCCGTAGCCGCGCATGAGGATGCGGGCAGCCTCGCCGCCGCGCCCGGCGACTTTCAGTTGCTCGAGGAGGTCCTCGATGTGCCGCCGCGCTTTTTCCATCTGCGGGTCGCGGGGCGGCGCGGGGGGCAGGGGGCGTTCGGGCAGGTCGGCGGGGGCGGGCGTGTCGGTTTCCAGTTCGGTGGTGTTCGCGCCGTCTTCCGGGTCGTACTCGACCCAGACGGGGTCGCTGGTGGGGCGCACGCCGTAGCTGCGGGCCATCTCGGCCAGCGCGGCCAGTTTCGCGTCCGGCAGGGTGTGCGCGGTCGCCAGTCCCTCGCGGGCGGTGCCGTGCACGGTCAGGCGGGCGCGCACGACGGGCGGCGTGACGCTGTCGCACGCCCAGGTGAGACTCCAGGCGGGGTCGATCTGGTCGAGGTGCGGGGCGAGCACGTCGAGGTCCGGGGCGAGGGTCACGCGGGCCTGATCGTCCCGGACGGTCAGGGTGGCCCAGGCGGTCATGCTGGCGCGCAGGGCGTCGCGCACGCGGTGAGGTTCAGCCATGCCCTGGAGTGTACCGGGTTGCCCGCGCCGCAACTGTCTTCCGTGAAGGCACGCCCCCCGCCCGCAGGGAACGCCCCCGCCTTCCCGCCGCGTGGGCGTGGGGAGGTCGGGGGCGCAGGGGGGACGGGAACTTCAGGGCTTCAGGGTCAGGGTGCTCACGCGGCCCCAGTCGGCCTGATCGGTACTCATGGGCAGGTACTCCCCGGCAATCCAGCGGGGTTGCTGGTCGGCGGCGTGCGCGCCCAGCGGGTTGCCGTCCTGGCCCAGGCTGCCTATGAACACGCTGTCGTTGGGGTTGGCGAGGTCCACGACCTGCCGGTAACTGGGGCCGTGGGTCTGCCGGAAGGTGCCGTGTTCGGGCCGGGCGACGTTCACGGTGTTCGTCCCGCCGGGCGTGGGGGCCGAGTGGTTGAACAGCCACGCCAGGGCCTGCACGTTCCCGAAGGCGCGGTGGTTGCTGGCGACCGTGTGCAGTCGCCCGTACGTCCAGGTCTTCATGTCGGGTCCGAGGCGGCCTTGCAGGTCGGCCAGGGCAGTGTCCAGCGTGCGGGTCAGCAGGGCCGCGCAGTCGCCCTGGCCGTTCACGGCGCACAGTTCGCCGCTCCCGTCCGCTTCGCGCAGCTGGTTCAGAACGGACAGGCTGTTCATGACGGTGTCGGTGCCCAGTTCGTCGCGCCCCATTTCCTGCAACTGCATCAGCCACGCCTCGAACAGGGTGGCAGGCACGCTGCCGGTCGTCTCGTTGCCGTCCCAGGCCCGCAGTTGCTCCAGTGCCTGCCGCGCCCGGTCGCTGCCGGGGCGGGTGGCCAGCAGCGGCCCCCTCAGGTCCGCCCAGACGAGGCTGGTGGTATCCAGTTGCACGCGCTGCACGTCCGGCACGGTCAGTTTCCCGGCGGCGCTCAGCAGGTCCGTGATGCGCTGGGCGCGGTACGGTTCGGCCCAGTTGCGGTCGTTGCCCAGCGCGCGCGAGCCGGGGCCGGGCACCACCTGATTGTTTGCCGTGACGACCAGCCCGTCGGCGGGGTTCAGGGTGTGCGGTAACTGCTCGAAGGGAATGAAGCCCTGCCACTCGCGGCTGCCGTCGCCACTGACGGGCAGGCTGCCGTCCCAGCCGCTACGGATGGGCACGCGGCCCGGCGCGTAGTGCCCGGTGTTGCCGTCCACGTCGGCGTACACGAAGTTCTGGCTGGGCGCCACGTACGAGCGCAGCGCGCCCGTGAAGTCCGCCCAGTTCTGCGCGTAGTTCAGGCCCAGGAAGGCGTCCATGGTCGTGTCGCCGCCTTGCAGGGCCGTCCACTTCAGGGCCACGCGCGGCCCCACGGTCCTCGCCCCGGCGTCACTGATGATCGGCCCGTGCGCGCTGCTGCGGACCGTCAGGGTCACGTCCGGCTGGCCCTTGACCCGGATGACCTCGCGGCGGCTGGTCAGGGGCGCGTCCTCGGGTTCGATGTACAGGTCCTGCACGTCCGGGTTCACGTTCGTCACGCCCCACGCCACGCGGTCGTTGCGGCCGATCACGATGGCCGGCAGGCCCGGAATGCTGGCCCCGATGGCCTTCAGGCGGTCACCCTGCACGTCCGCGAGGTACCACAGCATCGGCGCGGTCAGGCCCAGGTGCGGGTCGTCCGCCAGGATGGGTTTTCCGCTCGCGGTGCGGCTCCCGGCGATCACCCAGTCGTTGCTGCCCTTGCCCGGCACGGCCTGCATGCCCAGGGCCCGCGCGGCCAGCAGGTGCGAGCGCAGCGCCTGCACGGTCTCCTGCGGCAACCCTGGCCCCTGCGGCGGGGCCACCTGTGACCCGCCCGCCTGCGTCCCGTCCGTTCCAGAACTGACGGCGCCGGTCAGGGACTGCGCCGCGCCGGTCAACTCGTCGGCGCTCAGGATGGTCGGTGCGCCCGCCGGGTACGGGGCCGTCACCTGATTCAGGCCGTCCTCGCCGAGCGCGCGGACCACCTGCGCGCCCAGCACTTCTTCCTCGTAGTTCCCGCCCAGGTCGAAGGCCATCAGTTTGCTCCAGGAGACGCTGTCCACGTCCTGCCAGGGTTCCGGCGTGTAGCCCAGAATCCGGAATTCCAGTGCGGTTTTCCCCTGCGCCTGCGCGGCGTTCACGCCCGCCGTGTACGCCCGGATCAGCGCGCGGGACTGCGCGGACAGGGCCGGCAGGGCCGCCTGGGCCGCCCGCCCGAACCCCCAGGTGCGCAGGAAACGGTCCTGTTCCAGCGCCGCCCCGCCCAGCACCTCGGACAGGCGGCCCTGCGCCACGCGCCGCTGGAAGTCCATCTGCCACGCGCGGTCCTGCCAGTGCACGAAGCCCAGCGCGTACACGGCGTCCGCGTCCGTCGCGGCGCGGATGTGCGGCACGCCCCAGGCGTCACGCGTGACCGTGACCGGCCCCGACACCCCGGCGACCGTCACGGCCCCACTGCGCTGCGCTCCGGAGGTACTTTTCAGCCACGCGAACGCGCCCCCGCCCGCCAGCAGCAGCAGCGCTGCCAGCCCCAGCAGCCCTCTGCCCAGCAGCGCCCACGGGGAGCGCCTGCGTTTCTTCTCGTTCCGACCTGCCCGGTCTGCCTGCCCCTGCGTCATGTCCAGCCTCCCTCAAGGTGACAGCCGGAGCGAGCGCCCGGCGGCGGCTCCAGCGTTCCTGTGATTGTCGATGCCGGCAGCATAGCGCCCGTGCCCGCCGCGCCCCACGACAAAGCCCCCAGTCGGGAACTGGAGGCAGGGGCAAGCAGCAGTGAAGCGGCGAGGGTAAAGCTGAGGGGAGGCGGGGGGGGCGCAGCAGGACCAGCCGGACAGGGGAAAGCTGGTCAGCGGATCAGAACACCTCGTCCTGAAGGGCGCGGTTCGCGGCGGCGCGGCGCGGGTGCGTCGGCAGGCGCTCGGTCAGCATCAGCAGGCCCTGCGCGCCCGCGTGCGTCAGGCTGTTCAGGAACGCCCCGGCGACCGGCGTGTCGAAGCACGGCTGCGGGTCCGGCAGCGTGCAGTCCAGCACGCAGAACTCGAAGGCGCTGTCCGGACCGGCCGGGCGGGTCACGGCCGCGCCGTACCCGTTCATGAACCGGAACACCAGCAGTTCGCCCTCCGGCAGGGTGTGGCGCTGCGGGGCGTGCAGCAGTTGCGGGAAACTCGTTTCGGGCGTCAGTAACGCCGGATGAAGGGTGAACTCGGGGGGATGCAGCGTCATGGGCACACTCCTGTCACCCGCCGGGAGAACGGTGAGGCGTCCGGGAAGCGGGATGCGTTGATTGATGACCGGCGAGCCGCAGCTCTCAGGGGTGATCCTGTCCCCGCACGCTACGCCCGCAGGACTTACGGGTCACTTACGGCCAGCAATCCTCAAGGTCAGTCAGGGAACCGCGCCGGCCGGCCTTACAATCGGCCCTGTGTTATGGCTGCGGCCCCTGACCATGCTGCGGCTCCTGGCCCTGCTGACCCTGTGCGAGACCGTGCGCACCGGGCTGTTCGTGTCGGCCCTGCCGGTCAGCGGTCCCGGCCTGGGCCTGAGCGCCGCCGTGATCGGCGTGATGGCCGGCGTGCACTACCTGGCCGACGCGCTGGCCAAGGGCCCCGGCGGGCTGCTGGTGCAGCGCTGGGGTCTGGGCGCCGCCCTGCTGCCGGGGCCGCTGCTGGGCCTGCTGGCGCTGCTGCTGGCCCGCTTCTGGCCGTACCCGGCGAGCGGCGTGCTGGCCTGCGCCGCCTGGGGCCTGGGGTATGCGGCGCTGTGGCCGGGCGTCATGAGCGCCTCGCAGGCGCTGGCCGTACCGGGCCGCACCGCCCGCGCCCTGACGGTCAGTAACCTCAGTGTCGCGCCCGCCATCCTGACCGGCGCGCTGATCGTCGGGCCGCTCATGCGAACCCACCCGGACGCCACCTGGAACGCCCTGCTGGCCGCGCAGCTCCTCGCGGCCGGGCTGGCCCTGAGCCTCGTGCGGCTGCGCCTCTCCTCGCCCGCAGCCCCCCCGGGCACGCCCGTGCCCGCGTGGCGGGACTGGCAGCGCGTGGCGGCCCTGCTGCCCGCCGCGTTCGTGCAGACCCTCGCGCCGGCCCTGCTGACCACGGTCCTGTACCCCCTGCTGGACCGCCTGAACCTGAGCCTGCGCGACCTGCTGCTGCCCGGCGCGCTGGCCCTGACCACCTTCGGCCTGAGCGTCTGGCTGATCGGCCGCCGCGCCGACCGGGGCCACCCGCGCCGCGCCCTGCTGCCCGGCCTGCTGCTGCTGGCCGTGACCTTCGCGCTGGCCGCCGTGCCCGGCATGACCGCCCTGCTGCTTCCGCTGGGCGCCCTGGTCGGCCTGGGCTACGGCGCGTTCATCACCGGCTGGAACGGACTGGTCGCCCGCACCCTCCCCGAAGGCCAGCAGGCCGCCGCGTGGGGCACCGTCATGGCCGTCGAGGCGCTCGGGTACGCCATCGGGCCCGTGCTGGGCGGCGCGGCGTGGCAACTGGCGGGCGTGACCGGCGTGTTCAGCCTCGGCGCGGCCGTGTTCCTCAGCGCCCTGCTGTACGACCTGGCCCGCCACCGCAGCAGACGCGCCGCGATGACCGGACCGGCCTGATCAATGGTGCGGACAGGTTCAAGCGGCTTTAACGCCAAGATCCAGCGGTCTGGACGGATGTTCCTCCAATTCGACAAATCGCTGTGACAAACCCAGATTGGCCATAATTCGCGAGGCGAACAGCCGGTTAAACGCACGCCGCTTCACATCCTCGTACGAAAACGCCACCACGCCAGCCGGTCTGCCCAGATGGGCAGACCGCTCCAGTAGATACTCCGCACGACCCAGCGACAACGCGAAACACACTGCGTTCCAGTGATTCTCCAGCCCCGTCGTCGACCGGAGCTGGCAGGTCGTCAACCCCGCGAACTGCTTGGCATCACGGAAGACGAACTCCAGCTGGAACCGGGCGCTGTACAGCGCCCGGATCTCCTGTGCCGGCATGGTCGTATCCGTGCTGCACAGGACTACATGGGCCTTCACCTGACCCTTCCGGTCGAGACGCTCGATCACCACCACCCGCAGAAAGCGGGCGAAGTGAGGGGCCCACACCACCCGCGTCCACACGCGCTCCTGAGCGTCACCCGGAACGCTCTGCCAGCCGCTCCAGTCTTTGAAGTCGACCTTGCCACCCCACTTCCGCCGGGCACCCCGGCGTGTGGGATGCGCGCCAGTGAACGGGTAGAGCA includes:
- a CDS encoding MFS transporter, producing the protein MLWLRPLTMLRLLALLTLCETVRTGLFVSALPVSGPGLGLSAAVIGVMAGVHYLADALAKGPGGLLVQRWGLGAALLPGPLLGLLALLLARFWPYPASGVLACAAWGLGYAALWPGVMSASQALAVPGRTARALTVSNLSVAPAILTGALIVGPLMRTHPDATWNALLAAQLLAAGLALSLVRLRLSSPAAPPGTPVPAWRDWQRVAALLPAAFVQTLAPALLTTVLYPLLDRLNLSLRDLLLPGALALTTFGLSVWLIGRRADRGHPRRALLPGLLLLAVTFALAAVPGMTALLLPLGALVGLGYGAFITGWNGLVARTLPEGQQAAAWGTVMAVEALGYAIGPVLGGAAWQLAGVTGVFSLGAAVFLSALLYDLARHRSRRAAMTGPA
- a CDS encoding metallophosphoesterase gives rise to the protein MRKFLAFGDVHADFDTLWAALRAASCADANGQPTPPVQAGLYQVVLIGDLVHPKNDREYSRLTGLPRFDHRDPDHLFLAAREQVKHLDRLREYQNAAPHAIHIILGNHDDAVLNTSFMLGTSGGLVHAEFDPDHGGIHLPDHLKHWMQTFPRELRVGTVQFAHVSPLPAHTHYDDLFYADRSPKRWFRETPEYVQMAGLSFGVYGHTQIEDGILLDETHHLAMIDALHGREYLELMLNPEQPDPLISVRAVPF
- a CDS encoding transposase, with product MLPMLLLFLGLPAHQTRFFAHLIPLWQAIPGRVNARNFSRYSEWDERTFRRWMHETLPWGELHWGLVRLLIRWGVLGSRFILAIDASFIPKSGKNTEGLGAFWNGSASRSDTGLELSCLALISLTGQHAFPLDVRQTRPKQDRADRLEQYLEQLKDVFTRRLDGLSGQLRAVVADGQYAKKMFMDAIHAEQIAFVTKLQSNANLLYPFTGAHPTRRGARRKWGGKVDFKDWSGWQSVPGDAQERVWTRVVWAPHFARFLRVVVIERLDRKGQVKAHVVLCSTDTTMPAQEIRALYSARFQLEFVFRDAKQFAGLTTCQLRSTTGLENHWNAVCFALSLGRAEYLLERSAHLGRPAGVVAFSYEDVKRRAFNRLFASRIMANLGLSQRFVELEEHPSRPLDLGVKAA
- a CDS encoding DUF6508 domain-containing protein; this encodes MTPQYTPEALRAVAAFLPVMSDPAFRFTDGQPPAVVRPDGGIQMRGYAYDPQVGRLLRTLDEVQWVHGDDGFQWPEWIQGDEARSLRDDPAALAQASAPQLARLLTVFARQERFNDGSRLGFWESGLLLGILRRAAELADAAD
- a CDS encoding penicillin acylase family protein, yielding MTQGQADRAGRNEKKRRRSPWALLGRGLLGLAALLLLAGGGAFAWLKSTSGAQRSGAVTVAGVSGPVTVTRDAWGVPHIRAATDADAVYALGFVHWQDRAWQMDFQRRVAQGRLSEVLGGAALEQDRFLRTWGFGRAAQAALPALSAQSRALIRAYTAGVNAAQAQGKTALEFRILGYTPEPWQDVDSVSWSKLMAFDLGGNYEEEVLGAQVVRALGEDGLNQVTAPYPAGAPTILSADELTGAAQSLTGAVSSGTDGTQAGGSQVAPPQGPGLPQETVQALRSHLLAARALGMQAVPGKGSNDWVIAGSRTASGKPILADDPHLGLTAPMLWYLADVQGDRLKAIGASIPGLPAIVIGRNDRVAWGVTNVNPDVQDLYIEPEDAPLTSRREVIRVKGQPDVTLTVRSSAHGPIISDAGARTVGPRVALKWTALQGGDTTMDAFLGLNYAQNWADFTGALRSYVAPSQNFVYADVDGNTGHYAPGRVPIRSGWDGSLPVSGDGSREWQGFIPFEQLPHTLNPADGLVVTANNQVVPGPGSRALGNDRNWAEPYRAQRITDLLSAAGKLTVPDVQRVQLDTTSLVWADLRGPLLATRPGSDRARQALEQLRAWDGNETTGSVPATLFEAWLMQLQEMGRDELGTDTVMNSLSVLNQLREADGSGELCAVNGQGDCAALLTRTLDTALADLQGRLGPDMKTWTYGRLHTVASNHRAFGNVQALAWLFNHSAPTPGGTNTVNVARPEHGTFRQTHGPSYRQVVDLANPNDSVFIGSLGQDGNPLGAHAADQQPRWIAGEYLPMSTDQADWGRVSTLTLKP
- a CDS encoding single-stranded DNA-binding protein; this encodes MAEPHRVRDALRASMTAWATLTVRDDQARVTLAPDLDVLAPHLDQIDPAWSLTWACDSVTPPVVRARLTVHGTAREGLATAHTLPDAKLAALAEMARSYGVRPTSDPVWVEYDPEDGANTTELETDTPAPADLPERPLPPAPPRDPQMEKARRHIEDLLEQLKVAGRGGEAARILMRGYGETLEESRAIYKELHSILKG